One genomic region from Bacillus rossius redtenbacheri isolate Brsri chromosome 6, Brsri_v3, whole genome shotgun sequence encodes:
- the LOC134533002 gene encoding mitochondrial Rho GTPase isoform X2: MVIKSSMRRSVRILLVGDRGVGKTSLILSLVSEEFPEDVPSKAEEITIPADVTPEQVPTHIVDYSAAEQSEESLCEEMQRAHVICVVYSVDDEDTLDRVTTRWLPLVRDCCSDCRVPVILVGNKVDLVDYSTIDAVYAIMEDFPEVESCIECSAKTLKNISEMFYYAQKAVLHPTLPLYVIDQQDLTEGCKKALKRIFKICDVDNDGILNDAELNAFQRLCFNAPLQPQVLEDVKAVVQRNCPDGIAADGITLTGFLFLHCLFIQRGRNETTWTVLRKFGYNDSLQMSRDYLHPSSGRVCSSIRIPAGCTTELSHKGHQFVSSLFERYDKDKDGALSPKEIDNLFSSCPAPLWGPDFHRTVTTNAHGWITLNGFICQWVLVTLLDLSRALEYFAYLGYNTSEKDNQLSAIQVTREKRLDLAKKQSSRNVYQCHVIGPQNSGKSMFCRSFIGHTLEKTFAPELAGNPQCTVNVVQVYGQEKYLVLRDIDVRNVSDPLLPAEVQCDVACLVYDVSNPKSFEYSARIYLKYFVESKIPVLIVANKNDQEEVSQEYLLQPSDFCSRHKLPPPHPFSASNKIKRDVFVKLATMAAFPHMKQLGFLRGDSVVWWKAGLGLAAATAIGLFVVKVLKTDKS, translated from the exons ATGGTGATAAAGTCTTCAATGCGTCGCAGTGTCAGAATTTTATTAGTTGGTGATAGAGGTGTGGGTAAAACATCTTTGATACTTTCGCTTGTTAGTGAAGAATTTCCTGAGGATGTTCCATCAAAAGCGGAAGAAATAACAATTCCAGCGGATGTCACCCCAGAACAAGTTCCTACTCACATTGTTGACTATTCAG CCGCGGAGCAGTCGGAGGAGTCGCTGTGTGAGGAGATGCAGCGTGCCCACGTGATCTGCGTGGTGTACTCGGTGGACGACGAGGACACCCTGGACCGGGTGACGACGCGGTGGTTGCCGCTCGTCCGGGACTGCTGCTCGGACTGTCGCGTCCCCGTCATCCTGGTGGGCAACAAGGTGGACCTGGTCGACTACTCCACCATCGAC GCTGTTTATGCAATAATGGAGGATTTCCCAGAAGTGGAAAGTTGCATTGAG TGCTCTgcaaagactttaaaaaatatcTCAGAAATGTTTTACTATGCTCAGAAAGCAGTATTACATCCAACATTGCCTCTTTATGTGATAGATCAACAAGAT cTCACTGAAGGTTGTAAAAAAGCATTGAAGAGAATATTCAAG ATATGTGATGTAGACAACGACGGCATCCTCAACGACGCAGAGCTGAATGCCTTCCAGCGGCTGTGCTTCAACGCGCCACTCCAGCCACAGGTGTTGGAGGACGTGAAGGCAGTGGTCCAGCGGAACTGCCCGGACGGCATCGCGGCAGATGGCATTACTCTCACAG gatTTTTGTTTCTCCACTGCCTGTTCATTCAGCGGGGACGAAATGAAACTACATGGACAGTACTTCGTAAGTTTGGCTATAACGACAGTTTACAAATGTCAAGAGATTATCTCCATCCCAG TTCTGGACGTGTGTGTTCTAGTATCCGCATCCCGGCCGGTTGCACCACGGAACTCTCCCACAAGGGTCACCAGTTTGTAAGCTCTCTCTTCGAACGCTACGACAAGGATAAGGACGGAGCTCTCTCGCCTAAAGAAATTGACAATCTGTTCTCTTCATGCCCTGCCCCTCTTTGGGGACCCGACTTTCATAGGACTGTCACGACAAATGCACAC gGCTGGATTACGTTGAACGGTTTCATCTGTCAGTGGGTACTGGTTACTCTGTTGGACCTGTCCCGAGCTCTGGAATACTTTGCGTACCTTGGTTACAACACTTCAGAAAAAGACAACCAGCTGTCAGCAATCCAAG TTACAAGAGAAAAGCGATTGGACTTGGCTAAGAAGCAGTCATCTCGCAACGTTTACCAGTGTCATGTTATCGGGCCACAGAATTCTGGGAAATCAATGTTTTGTCGAAGTTTTATAGGACACACATTGGAG AAGACATTTGCTCCGGAGCTGGCGGGCAACCCTCAGTGCACTGTGAACGTGGTGCAGGTGTACGGACAGGAGAAGTACTTGGTCCTGCGAGACATCGATGTGCGCAACGTTTCCGACCCACTGCTGCCTGCTGAGGTGCAGTGCGACGTGGCGTGTCTCGTGTACGATGTCAGCAACCCCAAATCATTTGAATATTCTGCCAGGATTTATCTC aaatacTTTGTGGAAAGCAAGATACCTGTGTTGATTGTAGCCAACAAGAATGACCAGGAAGAAGTGTCTCAGGAATACCTTCTTCAACCCTCTGATTTCTGTAGCCGCCATAAATTACCTCCTCCACATCCCTTTTCTGCTTCAAATAAGATCAAACGGGACGTGTTCGTCAAACTGGCTACAATGGCTGCCTTTCC ACACATGAAGCAACTTGGGTTTCTCCGAGGAGATTCTGTCGTCTGGTGGAAGGCAGGCTTGGGTCTTGCTGCTGCAACTGCGATCGGTCTGTTTGTTGTCAAAGTGCTTAAAACGGACAAGAGCTAG
- the LOC134533002 gene encoding mitochondrial Rho GTPase isoform X1 — protein sequence MVIKSSMRRSVRILLVGDRGVGKTSLILSLVSEEFPEDVPSKAEEITIPADVTPEQVPTHIVDYSAAEQSEESLCEEMQRAHVICVVYSVDDEDTLDRVTTRWLPLVRDCCSDCRVPVILVGNKVDLVDYSTIDAVYAIMEDFPEVESCIECSAKTLKNISEMFYYAQKAVLHPTLPLYVIDQQDLTEGCKKALKRIFKICDVDNDGILNDAELNAFQRLCFNAPLQPQVLEDVKAVVQRNCPDGIAADGITLTGFLFLHCLFIQRGRNETTWTVLRKFGYNDSLQMSRDYLHPSIRIPAGCTTELSHKGHQFVSSLFERYDKDKDGALSPKEIDNLFSSCPAPLWGPDFHRTVTTNAHGWITLNGFICQWVLVTLLDLSRALEYFAYLGYNTSEKDNQLSAIQVTREKRLDLAKKQSSRNVYQCHVIGPQNSGKSMFCRSFIGHTLEKTFAPELAGNPQCTVNVVQVYGQEKYLVLRDIDVRNVSDPLLPAEVQCDVACLVYDVSNPKSFEYSARIYLKYFVESKIPVLIVANKNDQEEVSQEYLLQPSDFCSRHKLPPPHPFSASNKIKRDVFVKLATMAAFPRFHAAWILFYKTRHMKQLGFLRGDSVVWWKAGLGLAAATAIGLFVVKVLKTDKS from the exons ATGGTGATAAAGTCTTCAATGCGTCGCAGTGTCAGAATTTTATTAGTTGGTGATAGAGGTGTGGGTAAAACATCTTTGATACTTTCGCTTGTTAGTGAAGAATTTCCTGAGGATGTTCCATCAAAAGCGGAAGAAATAACAATTCCAGCGGATGTCACCCCAGAACAAGTTCCTACTCACATTGTTGACTATTCAG CCGCGGAGCAGTCGGAGGAGTCGCTGTGTGAGGAGATGCAGCGTGCCCACGTGATCTGCGTGGTGTACTCGGTGGACGACGAGGACACCCTGGACCGGGTGACGACGCGGTGGTTGCCGCTCGTCCGGGACTGCTGCTCGGACTGTCGCGTCCCCGTCATCCTGGTGGGCAACAAGGTGGACCTGGTCGACTACTCCACCATCGAC GCTGTTTATGCAATAATGGAGGATTTCCCAGAAGTGGAAAGTTGCATTGAG TGCTCTgcaaagactttaaaaaatatcTCAGAAATGTTTTACTATGCTCAGAAAGCAGTATTACATCCAACATTGCCTCTTTATGTGATAGATCAACAAGAT cTCACTGAAGGTTGTAAAAAAGCATTGAAGAGAATATTCAAG ATATGTGATGTAGACAACGACGGCATCCTCAACGACGCAGAGCTGAATGCCTTCCAGCGGCTGTGCTTCAACGCGCCACTCCAGCCACAGGTGTTGGAGGACGTGAAGGCAGTGGTCCAGCGGAACTGCCCGGACGGCATCGCGGCAGATGGCATTACTCTCACAG gatTTTTGTTTCTCCACTGCCTGTTCATTCAGCGGGGACGAAATGAAACTACATGGACAGTACTTCGTAAGTTTGGCTATAACGACAGTTTACAAATGTCAAGAGATTATCTCCATCCCAG TATCCGCATCCCGGCCGGTTGCACCACGGAACTCTCCCACAAGGGTCACCAGTTTGTAAGCTCTCTCTTCGAACGCTACGACAAGGATAAGGACGGAGCTCTCTCGCCTAAAGAAATTGACAATCTGTTCTCTTCATGCCCTGCCCCTCTTTGGGGACCCGACTTTCATAGGACTGTCACGACAAATGCACAC gGCTGGATTACGTTGAACGGTTTCATCTGTCAGTGGGTACTGGTTACTCTGTTGGACCTGTCCCGAGCTCTGGAATACTTTGCGTACCTTGGTTACAACACTTCAGAAAAAGACAACCAGCTGTCAGCAATCCAAG TTACAAGAGAAAAGCGATTGGACTTGGCTAAGAAGCAGTCATCTCGCAACGTTTACCAGTGTCATGTTATCGGGCCACAGAATTCTGGGAAATCAATGTTTTGTCGAAGTTTTATAGGACACACATTGGAG AAGACATTTGCTCCGGAGCTGGCGGGCAACCCTCAGTGCACTGTGAACGTGGTGCAGGTGTACGGACAGGAGAAGTACTTGGTCCTGCGAGACATCGATGTGCGCAACGTTTCCGACCCACTGCTGCCTGCTGAGGTGCAGTGCGACGTGGCGTGTCTCGTGTACGATGTCAGCAACCCCAAATCATTTGAATATTCTGCCAGGATTTATCTC aaatacTTTGTGGAAAGCAAGATACCTGTGTTGATTGTAGCCAACAAGAATGACCAGGAAGAAGTGTCTCAGGAATACCTTCTTCAACCCTCTGATTTCTGTAGCCGCCATAAATTACCTCCTCCACATCCCTTTTCTGCTTCAAATAAGATCAAACGGGACGTGTTCGTCAAACTGGCTACAATGGCTGCCTTTCC CCGTTTTCATGCAGCTTGGATTTTGTTCTACAAAACCAG ACACATGAAGCAACTTGGGTTTCTCCGAGGAGATTCTGTCGTCTGGTGGAAGGCAGGCTTGGGTCTTGCTGCTGCAACTGCGATCGGTCTGTTTGTTGTCAAAGTGCTTAAAACGGACAAGAGCTAG
- the LOC134533002 gene encoding mitochondrial Rho GTPase isoform X3 — translation MVIKSSMRRSVRILLVGDRGVGKTSLILSLVSEEFPEDVPSKAEEITIPADVTPEQVPTHIVDYSAAEQSEESLCEEMQRAHVICVVYSVDDEDTLDRVTTRWLPLVRDCCSDCRVPVILVGNKVDLVDYSTIDAVYAIMEDFPEVESCIECSAKTLKNISEMFYYAQKAVLHPTLPLYVIDQQDLTEGCKKALKRIFKICDVDNDGILNDAELNAFQRLCFNAPLQPQVLEDVKAVVQRNCPDGIAADGITLTGFLFLHCLFIQRGRNETTWTVLRKFGYNDSLQMSRDYLHPSIRIPAGCTTELSHKGHQFVSSLFERYDKDKDGALSPKEIDNLFSSCPAPLWGPDFHRTVTTNAHGWITLNGFICQWVLVTLLDLSRALEYFAYLGYNTSEKDNQLSAIQVTREKRLDLAKKQSSRNVYQCHVIGPQNSGKSMFCRSFIGHTLEKTFAPELAGNPQCTVNVVQVYGQEKYLVLRDIDVRNVSDPLLPAEVQCDVACLVYDVSNPKSFEYSARIYLKYFVESKIPVLIVANKNDQEEVSQEYLLQPSDFCSRHKLPPPHPFSASNKIKRDVFVKLATMAAFPHMKQLGFLRGDSVVWWKAGLGLAAATAIGLFVVKVLKTDKS, via the exons ATGGTGATAAAGTCTTCAATGCGTCGCAGTGTCAGAATTTTATTAGTTGGTGATAGAGGTGTGGGTAAAACATCTTTGATACTTTCGCTTGTTAGTGAAGAATTTCCTGAGGATGTTCCATCAAAAGCGGAAGAAATAACAATTCCAGCGGATGTCACCCCAGAACAAGTTCCTACTCACATTGTTGACTATTCAG CCGCGGAGCAGTCGGAGGAGTCGCTGTGTGAGGAGATGCAGCGTGCCCACGTGATCTGCGTGGTGTACTCGGTGGACGACGAGGACACCCTGGACCGGGTGACGACGCGGTGGTTGCCGCTCGTCCGGGACTGCTGCTCGGACTGTCGCGTCCCCGTCATCCTGGTGGGCAACAAGGTGGACCTGGTCGACTACTCCACCATCGAC GCTGTTTATGCAATAATGGAGGATTTCCCAGAAGTGGAAAGTTGCATTGAG TGCTCTgcaaagactttaaaaaatatcTCAGAAATGTTTTACTATGCTCAGAAAGCAGTATTACATCCAACATTGCCTCTTTATGTGATAGATCAACAAGAT cTCACTGAAGGTTGTAAAAAAGCATTGAAGAGAATATTCAAG ATATGTGATGTAGACAACGACGGCATCCTCAACGACGCAGAGCTGAATGCCTTCCAGCGGCTGTGCTTCAACGCGCCACTCCAGCCACAGGTGTTGGAGGACGTGAAGGCAGTGGTCCAGCGGAACTGCCCGGACGGCATCGCGGCAGATGGCATTACTCTCACAG gatTTTTGTTTCTCCACTGCCTGTTCATTCAGCGGGGACGAAATGAAACTACATGGACAGTACTTCGTAAGTTTGGCTATAACGACAGTTTACAAATGTCAAGAGATTATCTCCATCCCAG TATCCGCATCCCGGCCGGTTGCACCACGGAACTCTCCCACAAGGGTCACCAGTTTGTAAGCTCTCTCTTCGAACGCTACGACAAGGATAAGGACGGAGCTCTCTCGCCTAAAGAAATTGACAATCTGTTCTCTTCATGCCCTGCCCCTCTTTGGGGACCCGACTTTCATAGGACTGTCACGACAAATGCACAC gGCTGGATTACGTTGAACGGTTTCATCTGTCAGTGGGTACTGGTTACTCTGTTGGACCTGTCCCGAGCTCTGGAATACTTTGCGTACCTTGGTTACAACACTTCAGAAAAAGACAACCAGCTGTCAGCAATCCAAG TTACAAGAGAAAAGCGATTGGACTTGGCTAAGAAGCAGTCATCTCGCAACGTTTACCAGTGTCATGTTATCGGGCCACAGAATTCTGGGAAATCAATGTTTTGTCGAAGTTTTATAGGACACACATTGGAG AAGACATTTGCTCCGGAGCTGGCGGGCAACCCTCAGTGCACTGTGAACGTGGTGCAGGTGTACGGACAGGAGAAGTACTTGGTCCTGCGAGACATCGATGTGCGCAACGTTTCCGACCCACTGCTGCCTGCTGAGGTGCAGTGCGACGTGGCGTGTCTCGTGTACGATGTCAGCAACCCCAAATCATTTGAATATTCTGCCAGGATTTATCTC aaatacTTTGTGGAAAGCAAGATACCTGTGTTGATTGTAGCCAACAAGAATGACCAGGAAGAAGTGTCTCAGGAATACCTTCTTCAACCCTCTGATTTCTGTAGCCGCCATAAATTACCTCCTCCACATCCCTTTTCTGCTTCAAATAAGATCAAACGGGACGTGTTCGTCAAACTGGCTACAATGGCTGCCTTTCC ACACATGAAGCAACTTGGGTTTCTCCGAGGAGATTCTGTCGTCTGGTGGAAGGCAGGCTTGGGTCTTGCTGCTGCAACTGCGATCGGTCTGTTTGTTGTCAAAGTGCTTAAAACGGACAAGAGCTAG
- the LOC134533002 gene encoding mitochondrial Rho GTPase isoform X4 yields the protein MVIKSSMRRSVRILLVGDRGVGKTSLILSLVSEEFPEDVPSKAEEITIPADVTPEQVPTHIVDYSAAEQSEESLCEEMQRAHVICVVYSVDDEDTLDRVTTRWLPLVRDCCSDCRVPVILVGNKVDLVDYSTIDAVYAIMEDFPEVESCIECSAKTLKNISEMFYYAQKAVLHPTLPLYVIDQQDLTEGCKKALKRIFKICDVDNDGILNDAELNAFQRLCFNAPLQPQVLEDVKAVVQRNCPDGIAADGITLTGFLFLHCLFIQRGRNETTWTVLRKFGYNDSLQMSRDYLHPSIRIPAGCTTELSHKGHQFVSSLFERYDKDKDGALSPKEIDNLFSSCPAPLWGPDFHRTVTTNAHGWITLNGFICQWVLVTLLDLSRALEYFAYLGYNTSEKDNQLSAIQVTREKRLDLAKKQSSRNVYQCHVIGPQNSGKSMFCRSFIGHTLETFAPELAGNPQCTVNVVQVYGQEKYLVLRDIDVRNVSDPLLPAEVQCDVACLVYDVSNPKSFEYSARIYLKYFVESKIPVLIVANKNDQEEVSQEYLLQPSDFCSRHKLPPPHPFSASNKIKRDVFVKLATMAAFPHMKQLGFLRGDSVVWWKAGLGLAAATAIGLFVVKVLKTDKS from the exons ATGGTGATAAAGTCTTCAATGCGTCGCAGTGTCAGAATTTTATTAGTTGGTGATAGAGGTGTGGGTAAAACATCTTTGATACTTTCGCTTGTTAGTGAAGAATTTCCTGAGGATGTTCCATCAAAAGCGGAAGAAATAACAATTCCAGCGGATGTCACCCCAGAACAAGTTCCTACTCACATTGTTGACTATTCAG CCGCGGAGCAGTCGGAGGAGTCGCTGTGTGAGGAGATGCAGCGTGCCCACGTGATCTGCGTGGTGTACTCGGTGGACGACGAGGACACCCTGGACCGGGTGACGACGCGGTGGTTGCCGCTCGTCCGGGACTGCTGCTCGGACTGTCGCGTCCCCGTCATCCTGGTGGGCAACAAGGTGGACCTGGTCGACTACTCCACCATCGAC GCTGTTTATGCAATAATGGAGGATTTCCCAGAAGTGGAAAGTTGCATTGAG TGCTCTgcaaagactttaaaaaatatcTCAGAAATGTTTTACTATGCTCAGAAAGCAGTATTACATCCAACATTGCCTCTTTATGTGATAGATCAACAAGAT cTCACTGAAGGTTGTAAAAAAGCATTGAAGAGAATATTCAAG ATATGTGATGTAGACAACGACGGCATCCTCAACGACGCAGAGCTGAATGCCTTCCAGCGGCTGTGCTTCAACGCGCCACTCCAGCCACAGGTGTTGGAGGACGTGAAGGCAGTGGTCCAGCGGAACTGCCCGGACGGCATCGCGGCAGATGGCATTACTCTCACAG gatTTTTGTTTCTCCACTGCCTGTTCATTCAGCGGGGACGAAATGAAACTACATGGACAGTACTTCGTAAGTTTGGCTATAACGACAGTTTACAAATGTCAAGAGATTATCTCCATCCCAG TATCCGCATCCCGGCCGGTTGCACCACGGAACTCTCCCACAAGGGTCACCAGTTTGTAAGCTCTCTCTTCGAACGCTACGACAAGGATAAGGACGGAGCTCTCTCGCCTAAAGAAATTGACAATCTGTTCTCTTCATGCCCTGCCCCTCTTTGGGGACCCGACTTTCATAGGACTGTCACGACAAATGCACAC gGCTGGATTACGTTGAACGGTTTCATCTGTCAGTGGGTACTGGTTACTCTGTTGGACCTGTCCCGAGCTCTGGAATACTTTGCGTACCTTGGTTACAACACTTCAGAAAAAGACAACCAGCTGTCAGCAATCCAAG TTACAAGAGAAAAGCGATTGGACTTGGCTAAGAAGCAGTCATCTCGCAACGTTTACCAGTGTCATGTTATCGGGCCACAGAATTCTGGGAAATCAATGTTTTGTCGAAGTTTTATAGGACACACATTGGAG ACATTTGCTCCGGAGCTGGCGGGCAACCCTCAGTGCACTGTGAACGTGGTGCAGGTGTACGGACAGGAGAAGTACTTGGTCCTGCGAGACATCGATGTGCGCAACGTTTCCGACCCACTGCTGCCTGCTGAGGTGCAGTGCGACGTGGCGTGTCTCGTGTACGATGTCAGCAACCCCAAATCATTTGAATATTCTGCCAGGATTTATCTC aaatacTTTGTGGAAAGCAAGATACCTGTGTTGATTGTAGCCAACAAGAATGACCAGGAAGAAGTGTCTCAGGAATACCTTCTTCAACCCTCTGATTTCTGTAGCCGCCATAAATTACCTCCTCCACATCCCTTTTCTGCTTCAAATAAGATCAAACGGGACGTGTTCGTCAAACTGGCTACAATGGCTGCCTTTCC ACACATGAAGCAACTTGGGTTTCTCCGAGGAGATTCTGTCGTCTGGTGGAAGGCAGGCTTGGGTCTTGCTGCTGCAACTGCGATCGGTCTGTTTGTTGTCAAAGTGCTTAAAACGGACAAGAGCTAG
- the LOC134533002 gene encoding mitochondrial Rho GTPase isoform X5 gives MSPQNKFLLTLLTIQSEESLCEEMQRAHVICVVYSVDDEDTLDRVTTRWLPLVRDCCSDCRVPVILVGNKVDLVDYSTIDAVYAIMEDFPEVESCIECSAKTLKNISEMFYYAQKAVLHPTLPLYVIDQQDLTEGCKKALKRIFKICDVDNDGILNDAELNAFQRLCFNAPLQPQVLEDVKAVVQRNCPDGIAADGITLTGFLFLHCLFIQRGRNETTWTVLRKFGYNDSLQMSRDYLHPSIRIPAGCTTELSHKGHQFVSSLFERYDKDKDGALSPKEIDNLFSSCPAPLWGPDFHRTVTTNAHGWITLNGFICQWVLVTLLDLSRALEYFAYLGYNTSEKDNQLSAIQVTREKRLDLAKKQSSRNVYQCHVIGPQNSGKSMFCRSFIGHTLEKTFAPELAGNPQCTVNVVQVYGQEKYLVLRDIDVRNVSDPLLPAEVQCDVACLVYDVSNPKSFEYSARIYLKYFVESKIPVLIVANKNDQEEVSQEYLLQPSDFCSRHKLPPPHPFSASNKIKRDVFVKLATMAAFPHMKQLGFLRGDSVVWWKAGLGLAAATAIGLFVVKVLKTDKS, from the exons ATGTCACCCCAGAACAAGTTCCTACTCACATTGTTGACTATTCAG TCGGAGGAGTCGCTGTGTGAGGAGATGCAGCGTGCCCACGTGATCTGCGTGGTGTACTCGGTGGACGACGAGGACACCCTGGACCGGGTGACGACGCGGTGGTTGCCGCTCGTCCGGGACTGCTGCTCGGACTGTCGCGTCCCCGTCATCCTGGTGGGCAACAAGGTGGACCTGGTCGACTACTCCACCATCGAC GCTGTTTATGCAATAATGGAGGATTTCCCAGAAGTGGAAAGTTGCATTGAG TGCTCTgcaaagactttaaaaaatatcTCAGAAATGTTTTACTATGCTCAGAAAGCAGTATTACATCCAACATTGCCTCTTTATGTGATAGATCAACAAGAT cTCACTGAAGGTTGTAAAAAAGCATTGAAGAGAATATTCAAG ATATGTGATGTAGACAACGACGGCATCCTCAACGACGCAGAGCTGAATGCCTTCCAGCGGCTGTGCTTCAACGCGCCACTCCAGCCACAGGTGTTGGAGGACGTGAAGGCAGTGGTCCAGCGGAACTGCCCGGACGGCATCGCGGCAGATGGCATTACTCTCACAG gatTTTTGTTTCTCCACTGCCTGTTCATTCAGCGGGGACGAAATGAAACTACATGGACAGTACTTCGTAAGTTTGGCTATAACGACAGTTTACAAATGTCAAGAGATTATCTCCATCCCAG TATCCGCATCCCGGCCGGTTGCACCACGGAACTCTCCCACAAGGGTCACCAGTTTGTAAGCTCTCTCTTCGAACGCTACGACAAGGATAAGGACGGAGCTCTCTCGCCTAAAGAAATTGACAATCTGTTCTCTTCATGCCCTGCCCCTCTTTGGGGACCCGACTTTCATAGGACTGTCACGACAAATGCACAC gGCTGGATTACGTTGAACGGTTTCATCTGTCAGTGGGTACTGGTTACTCTGTTGGACCTGTCCCGAGCTCTGGAATACTTTGCGTACCTTGGTTACAACACTTCAGAAAAAGACAACCAGCTGTCAGCAATCCAAG TTACAAGAGAAAAGCGATTGGACTTGGCTAAGAAGCAGTCATCTCGCAACGTTTACCAGTGTCATGTTATCGGGCCACAGAATTCTGGGAAATCAATGTTTTGTCGAAGTTTTATAGGACACACATTGGAG AAGACATTTGCTCCGGAGCTGGCGGGCAACCCTCAGTGCACTGTGAACGTGGTGCAGGTGTACGGACAGGAGAAGTACTTGGTCCTGCGAGACATCGATGTGCGCAACGTTTCCGACCCACTGCTGCCTGCTGAGGTGCAGTGCGACGTGGCGTGTCTCGTGTACGATGTCAGCAACCCCAAATCATTTGAATATTCTGCCAGGATTTATCTC aaatacTTTGTGGAAAGCAAGATACCTGTGTTGATTGTAGCCAACAAGAATGACCAGGAAGAAGTGTCTCAGGAATACCTTCTTCAACCCTCTGATTTCTGTAGCCGCCATAAATTACCTCCTCCACATCCCTTTTCTGCTTCAAATAAGATCAAACGGGACGTGTTCGTCAAACTGGCTACAATGGCTGCCTTTCC ACACATGAAGCAACTTGGGTTTCTCCGAGGAGATTCTGTCGTCTGGTGGAAGGCAGGCTTGGGTCTTGCTGCTGCAACTGCGATCGGTCTGTTTGTTGTCAAAGTGCTTAAAACGGACAAGAGCTAG